The following proteins come from a genomic window of Myroides odoratus DSM 2801:
- the sucD gene encoding succinate--CoA ligase subunit alpha: MSVLVNKDSKIIVQGFTGSEGTFHASQMIEYGTNVVGGVTPGKGGTSHLDRPVFNTVSDAVEKVGADTSIIFVPPAFAADAIMEAADAGIKVIICITEGIPVADMIKAYDYIKTRDCRLVGPNCPGVITPGEAKVGIMPGFVFKKGTVGIVSKSGTLTYEAADQVVKEGLGITTAIGIGGDPIIGTTTKEAVQLLMADPETEAIIMIGEIGGQLEADAARWIKENGNKKPVIGFIAGETAPKGRTMGHAGAIVGGADDTAAAKKRIMSECGIHVVDSPAEIGKKVKEVLG; this comes from the coding sequence ATGAGTGTTTTAGTAAATAAAGATTCAAAAATAATCGTTCAAGGATTTACTGGAAGCGAAGGTACTTTTCATGCTTCTCAGATGATTGAATATGGAACAAACGTTGTAGGTGGTGTAACTCCAGGAAAAGGTGGAACAAGCCATTTAGATCGTCCAGTATTCAATACAGTATCAGATGCTGTTGAAAAAGTAGGTGCAGATACATCTATCATTTTTGTACCACCTGCATTCGCTGCAGACGCTATTATGGAAGCTGCAGACGCTGGTATCAAAGTAATTATTTGTATTACTGAAGGTATTCCAGTAGCGGATATGATTAAAGCTTATGACTACATTAAAACAAGAGACTGTAGATTAGTAGGACCAAACTGTCCAGGAGTTATCACTCCAGGTGAAGCTAAAGTTGGTATTATGCCAGGTTTCGTATTCAAAAAAGGAACTGTAGGAATCGTTTCTAAATCAGGTACTTTAACTTACGAAGCTGCTGACCAAGTAGTAAAAGAAGGTTTAGGAATTACTACAGCAATCGGAATTGGTGGAGATCCAATCATTGGAACTACAACAAAAGAAGCTGTACAATTATTAATGGCTGACCCTGAAACAGAAGCAATCATCATGATTGGTGAAATCGGAGGACAGTTAGAAGCTGATGCTGCAAGATGGATCAAAGAAAACGGGAACAAAAAACCAGTTATCGGATTCATCGCTGGAGAAACTGCACCTAAAGGAAGAACAATGGGACACGCTGGTGCTATTGTAGGTGGAGCAGATGATACAGCTGCTGCTAAGAAAAGAATCATGAGTGAGTGCGGAATTCACGTTGTTGATTCTCCTGCTGAAATCGGGAAAAAAGTAAAAGAAGTTTTAGGTTAG
- the pheT gene encoding phenylalanine--tRNA ligase subunit beta, translating to MHISYNWLKQFIKLDITPEETSEILTDLGLEVEGITQYESLKGGLRGVVVGHVLSCSKHPNADKLNVTKVDLGTGEPVQIVCGAPNVAAGQKVPVATIGTELYDADGNAFQIKKGKIRGEDSFGMICSAVELGIGTDGSGILVLDESIAPGTPAATIFNITTDQVFEIGLTPNRSDAMSHWGVARDLRAGLLQNPKIETPHKELITPAVSKFKVERRTLKMDVIVDDYKKAPRYCGVTISGIEVKSSPEWLQNRLKAIGITPKNNIVDVTNYVLHDLGQPLHAFDAAKIKGSKVIVKTVAEGTKFVTLDGVERTLHQDDLMICDENGPMCIAGVFGGLKSAVSENTTTIFLESAYFNPVSVRKTAKRHSLNTDSSFRFERGIDPSITEYALKHAALLIQSVAGGEITSDIVDLYPKKVEDHSVFLNFNNINRILGEDISKETIKTILVSLDIKVHSMSDVGLGITVPAYRADVTREIDVIEEILRVYGYNNISFSSKLNATISNSSRTEDHRVQNIIANQLVAQGFHEIMNNSLTTPEYSNLTESINKSYQVDIVNPLSADLSVMRQSLLFGGLESISYNINRKNSDLRLFEFGKTYHKMLNNFEENKHFALFVTGNSAPASWNSQQKPSDFFEFKGYILSILSRLGLTKFTTQPTENDVFSEGITYFVGKEAIVDFGVLKKAVTKQFDIKQEVSYADFKWDAILKLVSSKIKFTDLNKFPTVKRDYALLLDEKVTFDEIFNIVKQVDKAIIKDVTLFDVYQGDKIEDGKKSYAISILMEDSTKTLTESQIEKIMGKIQYQLENNIGAQLR from the coding sequence ATGCATATTTCATACAATTGGTTAAAGCAATTCATTAAGTTAGACATCACGCCAGAAGAAACATCAGAAATTCTTACGGATTTAGGTCTTGAGGTTGAGGGAATTACTCAATATGAAAGCTTAAAAGGAGGTTTAAGAGGAGTTGTTGTAGGACATGTATTATCTTGCAGTAAACACCCCAATGCAGATAAACTAAATGTTACAAAAGTTGATTTAGGAACGGGGGAACCTGTACAAATCGTTTGTGGTGCTCCAAACGTAGCTGCTGGACAGAAAGTACCAGTTGCAACTATTGGCACAGAGTTGTACGATGCTGATGGAAATGCATTTCAAATTAAAAAAGGTAAAATCAGAGGAGAAGATAGCTTCGGAATGATTTGTTCTGCTGTTGAATTAGGCATCGGAACAGATGGAAGTGGAATCTTAGTTTTAGATGAGTCTATTGCTCCTGGAACTCCTGCTGCTACGATCTTCAATATTACAACAGATCAAGTTTTTGAAATCGGACTTACACCAAACCGTTCTGATGCAATGAGCCACTGGGGCGTTGCGAGAGATTTGCGTGCAGGTCTTTTACAAAATCCAAAAATAGAAACTCCACACAAAGAATTAATTACACCTGCTGTAAGTAAATTCAAAGTAGAGCGCAGAACCCTTAAAATGGATGTAATCGTTGATGATTACAAAAAAGCACCGCGTTATTGTGGGGTTACCATTTCCGGAATTGAAGTAAAATCTTCTCCAGAATGGTTACAAAATCGCTTAAAAGCTATTGGTATTACACCTAAAAACAACATTGTAGACGTAACAAACTACGTATTACACGACTTAGGACAGCCTTTACATGCTTTTGACGCAGCTAAAATCAAAGGAAGTAAAGTTATTGTAAAAACAGTAGCTGAAGGAACAAAATTCGTTACTTTAGACGGAGTAGAACGCACCTTACATCAAGATGATTTGATGATTTGTGACGAAAATGGGCCAATGTGTATCGCTGGTGTATTTGGTGGATTAAAATCTGCCGTTTCAGAAAACACAACAACTATCTTCTTAGAAAGTGCATACTTCAACCCAGTTAGCGTTAGAAAAACAGCAAAAAGACATAGTTTAAATACTGATTCATCTTTCCGTTTTGAAAGAGGAATTGATCCATCTATTACGGAATACGCATTAAAACATGCGGCTCTATTAATTCAAAGTGTAGCGGGTGGTGAAATTACATCGGATATCGTTGACTTATACCCTAAGAAAGTAGAAGATCATTCGGTATTCTTGAATTTCAATAACATCAACCGCATCTTAGGAGAAGATATCTCTAAAGAAACAATCAAAACAATTTTAGTTTCGCTAGATATCAAAGTACACAGCATGTCTGATGTTGGATTGGGAATTACCGTTCCTGCTTATCGCGCAGATGTAACAAGAGAAATTGACGTTATAGAAGAAATCCTACGTGTGTATGGATACAACAACATTAGCTTCTCTTCAAAATTAAACGCAACGATCTCCAATAGTTCAAGAACAGAAGATCACCGCGTTCAAAATATCATCGCAAATCAATTGGTTGCTCAAGGATTCCACGAAATCATGAACAATTCATTGACTACGCCTGAGTATAGCAATCTAACAGAAAGCATCAACAAGAGCTATCAAGTAGATATCGTAAACCCATTAAGTGCAGATTTATCAGTAATGAGACAATCTTTATTGTTTGGTGGTTTAGAGTCTATTTCTTACAATATCAATAGAAAAAACAGCGATTTACGTTTATTCGAGTTTGGTAAAACCTACCACAAGATGTTGAATAACTTCGAAGAGAATAAACACTTTGCTCTATTTGTAACGGGTAATAGTGCTCCAGCTTCATGGAACTCTCAACAAAAACCAAGCGACTTCTTCGAATTCAAAGGGTATATCTTGAGTATCTTAAGCCGATTAGGTTTAACGAAGTTCACAACACAACCGACAGAAAACGACGTGTTTTCAGAAGGGATTACTTATTTTGTAGGGAAAGAGGCGATTGTTGACTTTGGAGTCCTTAAAAAGGCTGTAACAAAGCAATTTGATATCAAACAAGAGGTTAGCTACGCAGATTTCAAATGGGATGCAATCTTAAAATTAGTAAGCAGCAAAATCAAATTTACCGATTTGAATAAATTCCCAACGGTAAAAAGAGATTACGCTTTACTATTGGATGAAAAAGTAACCTTCGATGAAATCTTCAATATCGTTAAACAAGTAGATAAAGCCATCATTAAAGATGTTACGTTATTTGACGTTTACCAAGGCGATAAGATTGAAGACGGTAAGAAATCCTATGCGATCTCAATCTTAATGGAAGACAGTACTAAAACACTTACTGAAAGCCAGATTGAGAAGATTATGGGTAAAATTCAATACCAATTAGAAAATAATATAGGAGCTCAATTGAGATAA